GTTATAGGCGGTTTTTGAGACACCTGTTCCCAAAGATACCATAAACATATCATTTATCTGCGTGCTATTAAATGCCTTTAGGACTTCGAGTAAAGCGCATATAGACGGATTTTGGGCAAAGACGCCACCGTCAATCAAAGGGTATCTGGTTTTTGAAAGGGAGTAGATCTCAGCGACAGGGAAAAATGTGGGTGCGGCAGAAGTCGCTCTACAGACATCCCTGAGGTAGAAATCTCTCGCTTCACCATGTGTAATTGCTTTCTGTTGTCTGAAAAAATGATTTTTTCGTAATTCGATATTATATGCTGTGATAATACAGGGCTTGATTAAATGACTCAATCTCGCATTTTGAAAATATTTTTCCAGTACGTTTGATAAAGGAATAGGGGAATATAGCTCACTGACCAATCCAAAACCGCCTAAAAAATGCCGCCATTTGGAAGCGTTGAAAATTTCAGTACCATGATTGACAAATAAATTTAACGCGTCTCGCGCAGAAAATTTTGGTTGGGAGGGATTCCCTTCTTCTGGATAGAGCAGAATACTGGTCAGAATTCCACCGCTACTTGTACCTGCAATGAAGTCAAAATACGAGGCGATACGTGCATTTGTATCCATCGTCTGCTTTTGTAGTTTTTCTTCTAGAGCTACAAGTAGCATTGCGGGAATGATGCCTCTTATACCACCACCGTCAAGCGCGAGAATATTTTTCATACTAAAAGCTGATTTCGTTTATGCTATGTAAATATAATAAATGTATACAATTGGCCGGTCCATTTTCTTGGAGGTAACCAGGCCATTAGCCACTATTCCCAAAAGCTTTATCTGTGTTTTTGGCCATATCCTCTCCATTCATCTTGTCGATGGCTCAATACCAACTCCCAACTTAATAGGGAGTCAATACTACTTTTGTAAGGATATAACAGGGATTTACCCCTGTTATACCCCTGTTAACCCCCTGTAATTCCGCTGTTATTGGCAGAGGTGGTTGCGTGTTGATATTATTATGACCCTATTAAGCATGTGAGCGATATCAAATTAAGTTTTCCAATTCAGGCTGCACATTTGGTAATTCTCTATAAGTTCTTATAAAATAAAAAAAGCTGTCTCAATTTTATTGAGACAGCTTTTTTGTTTAGATTGGATCGATTTAATTGAACCAAGCAAATACCTCGTCTTTTGTGGGCATATTGATATCTAGTTTAAGTTTTTTACGCATACCGCCAAGGTCGTTAAATACCTTATTTGGATTTGCCTCTTTTAAAGCTTCAATGGTTGTAAAACCCATTTTTTGCAGTGCTGGTACCCATACCGCAGGAATACCTAGCTGCTCGTAATCTTGTATTTCGGCCACTCGAGCAACTTTTTCTGGCCGCATTTGTGGAAAGAAAAGAACTTCTTGAATGGAGGCATTGTCTGTCAGGAACATAATCAAACGATCCATTCCAATACCAAGTCCAGAAGTAGGTGGCATACCATATTCGAGTGAACGTAAGAAATCCTGATCAATAAACATTGCTTCGTCATCCCCCTTTTCGGAAAGGCGCAATTGTTCTTCAAAACGTTCACGTTGATCAATCGGATCATTTAACTCCGAATACGCATTGGCGATCTCTTTTCCGCAGACCATCAGCTCAAAACGCTCTGTTAAATCAGGATTATCTCGATGTTTTTTGGTCAAAGGAGACATTTCTTTAGGATAATCCGTGATGAAAGTAGGTTGAATGTAGTTGCCTTCGCACTTCGCACCAAAAATTTCGTCTATTAATTTACCTTTTCCCATCGTTTCATTCACATCAATACCCATTCCTTTAGCAGCGATACGAATTTCATCTTCAGATTTTCCAGTAATATCGAATCCAGTAAATTCTTTGATAGAATCTGTCATCGAGATACGTTTATATGGGGCTTTAAAGTCAATTTTATGGGTACCGAACGTAACTTCAGTTGTTCCGTTGACGGCTGATGCACAGTGTTCCAAAAGACGTTCCGTAAAATCCATCATCCAATTGTAGTCTTTATACGCTACATAAATCTCCATCGCTGTGAATTCGGGATTATGTGTGCGGTCCATTCCTTCGTTGCGGAAGTTTTTAGAAAATTCATACACACCGTCAAATCCTCCTACGATCAATCTTTTTAAATATAACTCGTTAGCAATGCGAAGGTATAATGGAATATCCAACGCATTGTGGTGGGTTATAAATGGACGCGCTGCTGCTCCACCGGGAATAGACTGTAAAACTGGTGTTTCTACTTCCATGTAACCTGCATCGTTAAAGAACTGACGCATTGCATTGAAGAGTTTGGTCCGTTTTATAAATATATCTTTATTACCTGGATTGACAATCAAATCGACATAGCGCATTCTATAGCGTTGTTCAGGATCTGTAAAGGCATCGAAAGTTTTTCCTTCAGCAGATTTGACAACGGGTAGCGGTCGTAGCGATTTGGATAAAACAGTAAGTTGTTCTACGTGCACTGCAATCGCTTCAGTTTGCGTTGTGAAGACATAGCCTTTGATACCGACGATATCACCAATATCCAACAGTTTTTTAAAAACTACGTTGTATAAATCCTTATTCTCGTCCGGGCAAATGTCATCCCGTTTAATATAAGCTTGAATACGGCCAGTAGAATCTTGAATTTCAAAAAATGAAGCACTTCCCATGACGCGACGGCTCATAATGCGACCAGCTAGGGTAATGTTCTTGTAATTCAATTTATCTCTATCGTAATTTTCTAAAATATCAGCAGCATGTGCATTAACGACAAATTCATTCGCTGGAAATGGGTCAATTCCCATGTCCAACAACGATTGCATCGCTTGTCTTCTAAGTTGTTCCTGTTCGGATAATACAGTACTCATTCGGTATGAATAATATTTAAAATGTGAAAATCAAGCAAAAATAGCCATTTTTTTCAATTCTTTTTATTGATTTTTTTATGAAATCGCTGTAGCGAAAATGCTTAGCGTATCGTTAAAGAGTAAAAAATAGTTAGATAGTGATATTACAAGGGGACAATTGGCTATTTAGTTTTAAGTTTTATGATTTTAATTCGGTTATTTCCTCAAAAAAAGATTTTATTTACCGGGGGAAATTTGATGAATTGTCGCATAGGTAATGTAATTCATTGCATATCAAAGGCAATTTGTCTAAGTTTGAAACTTGATAATTAAATAGTTTAAGTGGGTATAATTCGGTCATATTTTTATAACAAGAAGTTATCATCTTTAGATGATGCCTTAGCACGTTGCTTGCTAGATCGCGAGGACGGGAAGGCCTTCGTTTATAAGAAATATTATGGATATCTCATGGCAATTATTATCCGGTACGTAAAACAGGATGTGGATGCTGAAGAACTTGTGAATGAGAGTTTTGTTAGAGTGTTTCGAAAATTAGAGTCTTTTAATCGAAATATAG
The genomic region above belongs to Sphingobacterium zeae and contains:
- a CDS encoding patatin-like phospholipase family protein translates to MKNILALDGGGIRGIIPAMLLVALEEKLQKQTMDTNARIASYFDFIAGTSSGGILTSILLYPEEGNPSQPKFSARDALNLFVNHGTEIFNASKWRHFLGGFGLVSELYSPIPLSNVLEKYFQNARLSHLIKPCIITAYNIELRKNHFFRQQKAITHGEARDFYLRDVCRATSAAPTFFPVAEIYSLSKTRYPLIDGGVFAQNPSICALLEVLKAFNSTQINDMFMVSLGTGVSKTAYNYEHFKKNLAIQIGPALVDIMTSASSESTEFFIRQLFRSNGKQQNYLRIEPANLASINASLDAASTNNIQKLISLSDKLISENEDTLDYIVAHLIKEKNQKEKKNPWSRLMDKF
- the lysS gene encoding lysine--tRNA ligase, which produces MSTVLSEQEQLRRQAMQSLLDMGIDPFPANEFVVNAHAADILENYDRDKLNYKNITLAGRIMSRRVMGSASFFEIQDSTGRIQAYIKRDDICPDENKDLYNVVFKKLLDIGDIVGIKGYVFTTQTEAIAVHVEQLTVLSKSLRPLPVVKSAEGKTFDAFTDPEQRYRMRYVDLIVNPGNKDIFIKRTKLFNAMRQFFNDAGYMEVETPVLQSIPGGAAARPFITHHNALDIPLYLRIANELYLKRLIVGGFDGVYEFSKNFRNEGMDRTHNPEFTAMEIYVAYKDYNWMMDFTERLLEHCASAVNGTTEVTFGTHKIDFKAPYKRISMTDSIKEFTGFDITGKSEDEIRIAAKGMGIDVNETMGKGKLIDEIFGAKCEGNYIQPTFITDYPKEMSPLTKKHRDNPDLTERFELMVCGKEIANAYSELNDPIDQRERFEEQLRLSEKGDDEAMFIDQDFLRSLEYGMPPTSGLGIGMDRLIMFLTDNASIQEVLFFPQMRPEKVARVAEIQDYEQLGIPAVWVPALQKMGFTTIEALKEANPNKVFNDLGGMRKKLKLDINMPTKDEVFAWFN